In one Homalodisca vitripennis isolate AUS2020 unplaced genomic scaffold, UT_GWSS_2.1 ScUCBcl_10305;HRSCAF=19127, whole genome shotgun sequence genomic region, the following are encoded:
- the LOC124374822 gene encoding basic salivary proline-rich protein 3-like, whose protein sequence is MVHLLQLWRRLTNANFVGCPGPYQGGPEAAAVTVRPAMSRANQTSGRGDQRRPTLRAPPHAPAPLGHPPPPRPSPPKATSAGRVPPAGTPYRRMKLRTTMPQKKKAQEETPENPKPTDFLRPAGNKWLEPSGHTETLGRTPRQETRVATYYQPPPPQKQTERRQQLECSSRSSPPPAPARAYKPS, encoded by the coding sequence ATGGTACACTTGCTGCAATTGTGGCGGCGACTCACAAACGCCAACTTCGTCGGGTGTCCAGGCCCCTACCAAGGAGGCCCAGAAGCGGCAGCTGTCACAGTTAGGCCCGCAATGTCCCGGGCCAACCAAACCAGCGGGCGAGGCGATCAACGGAGACCCACTCTACGCGCCCCACCACACGCCCCTGCCCCGCTGGGACACCCGCCACCGCCGCGCCCCAGCCCGCCCAAGGCGACCAGCGCGGGACGAGTTCCACCAGCGGGAACTCCGTATCGGAGAATGAAGCTGAGGACGACCATGCCGCAGAAGAAGAAGGCGCAGGAGGAAACCCCAGAAAACCCAAAGCCAACCGACTTCCTTCGCCCCGCCGGCAATAAGTGGTTGGAACCTTCCGGTCACACAGAGACCCTAGGGCGAACTCCCAGGCAAGAAACTAGAGTGGCCACATACTACCAGCCACCTCCGCCGCAAAAACAAACGGAAAGGCGCCAGCAGCTTGAATGCAGCAGCAGAAGCAGCCCGCCCCCCGCCCCAGCGCGAGCCTACAAGCCATCTTGA